From the genome of Haloterrigena sp. KLK7, one region includes:
- a CDS encoding DUF5787 family protein: MNRYTTEFAFELRTCRWAERAWPPEEAASDDRAIIVARQLGTKRRRWDTIVLECDPEALRERAKFGLERLDGDLLHVVRNAPAEWTYYRDALPHPGYPWRYVREAVHRADGRDILETRKNGNRIEIRRKWVYPDWVDRIVAIENKPDLDASAARALGSQLEYDVAVGLADEVWVATRQTGDRVERALFEDLPVEAGILALEPETLAAEVAWYPRSLAVDEPGTRIVERPDGGRRDGSAARFEYANPEEKRETRLEIAERAYERGWRSFVDTMRPDCRHFELRARDGAHLEPHCAAKERCQTAAECSGGCGDFEPEPPVWRTKGWPIEGGPGKRCRQLLEARRRRQRPGL; this comes from the coding sequence GTGAATCGGTACACGACCGAGTTCGCGTTCGAACTCCGAACCTGTCGCTGGGCGGAACGCGCCTGGCCGCCCGAGGAGGCCGCCAGTGACGACCGCGCGATTATCGTCGCCCGGCAGCTCGGGACGAAACGCCGCCGGTGGGACACCATCGTCCTCGAGTGCGACCCCGAAGCGCTCCGCGAGCGGGCGAAGTTCGGCCTCGAGCGGCTCGACGGCGACCTCCTGCACGTCGTTCGCAACGCCCCCGCCGAGTGGACGTACTATCGAGACGCGCTCCCCCACCCCGGCTATCCGTGGCGGTACGTCCGCGAGGCCGTCCATCGGGCCGACGGTCGCGACATCCTCGAGACCCGCAAGAACGGGAACCGCATCGAGATCCGACGCAAGTGGGTCTATCCCGACTGGGTCGACCGAATCGTCGCCATCGAGAACAAGCCCGACCTGGACGCCAGCGCCGCCCGCGCGCTGGGCTCGCAACTCGAGTACGACGTCGCCGTCGGGCTGGCCGACGAGGTCTGGGTCGCCACCCGGCAGACCGGCGACCGCGTCGAGCGGGCGCTGTTCGAGGACCTGCCGGTCGAGGCGGGCATCCTCGCGCTCGAGCCCGAGACGCTCGCCGCCGAGGTCGCGTGGTACCCCCGCTCGCTGGCCGTCGACGAGCCCGGGACGCGCATTGTGGAGCGTCCCGACGGCGGCCGGCGGGACGGCTCCGCGGCGCGCTTCGAGTACGCGAATCCCGAAGAGAAGCGAGAGACGCGCCTCGAGATCGCCGAACGCGCCTACGAGCGCGGCTGGCGCTCGTTCGTCGACACCATGCGCCCGGACTGCCGGCACTTCGAGTTGCGCGCGCGGGACGGCGCCCACCTCGAGCCCCACTGCGCCGCGAAGGAGCGGTGCCAGACGGCCGCCGAGTGCTCCGGCGGCTGTGGCGACTTCGAACCGGAGCCGCCGGTCTGGCGGACCAAGGGCTGGCCGATCGAGGGCGGCCCCGGGAAGCGATGTCGGCAGTTGCTCGAGGCGCGTCGCCGTCGGCAGCGGCCGGGACTGTAG
- a CDS encoding MFS transporter translates to MRELRRRIVAQFAVDRRVLALAFARMADGIGNSFLIIVIPLYVTSDVVGGATFGLGESMLIGVILSLFGFLNSSFQPLTGRLSDRSGRRKPFILIGLAGLAATNLSYVFAESYLSLLVVRGLQGVSVAFIIPASVALVNEFATSQDRGGNMGVYNTFRLIGFGSGPIAAGAVVNLGPYALLGEVTISGFEAAFYLATVTALLSYGLVTLLVSDPDATKANAGADLSIDILDPSGKHLLDPIFTLGVVSLFMAAAIALFATIQPQVNARLEQGSTWFGLQFAAFILAQVALQTPIGRACDRYGRRPFILAGMLLLIPTTFIQGFIASSVLMFAARLLQGVAAAMVFAPALALAGDLAGEGESGSKLSILTMAFGYGIAVGPLTSGALIGYGFQTPFLFGTALAALGALLVYTQVEETLESTASVPVVGDD, encoded by the coding sequence ATGCGGGAGCTTCGTCGCCGAATCGTCGCCCAGTTCGCCGTCGACCGTCGCGTCCTCGCACTGGCCTTCGCCCGGATGGCCGACGGCATCGGCAACTCCTTTCTGATCATCGTCATCCCGCTGTACGTGACCAGCGACGTCGTCGGCGGGGCGACGTTCGGGCTTGGCGAGTCGATGCTCATCGGCGTCATCCTCTCGCTGTTCGGCTTTCTCAACAGCAGTTTCCAGCCGTTGACGGGGCGACTCTCGGACCGGTCGGGCCGGCGCAAGCCCTTCATCCTGATCGGGCTCGCCGGTCTCGCGGCGACGAACCTCTCCTACGTGTTCGCGGAGTCGTACCTCTCCTTGCTCGTCGTTCGCGGCCTGCAGGGGGTGAGCGTCGCCTTCATCATTCCGGCGTCGGTCGCGCTGGTCAACGAGTTCGCGACCAGTCAGGATCGCGGCGGAAACATGGGCGTCTACAACACGTTCCGGCTGATCGGGTTCGGTTCCGGTCCCATCGCGGCCGGTGCCGTCGTCAACCTCGGCCCCTACGCGCTCCTCGGAGAGGTGACGATCAGCGGCTTCGAGGCGGCCTTTTACCTCGCGACGGTGACCGCGCTGCTCAGCTACGGCCTGGTGACGCTGCTCGTCTCCGATCCCGACGCGACGAAGGCCAACGCCGGCGCCGACCTCTCGATCGATATCCTGGATCCGTCGGGGAAGCACCTGCTCGATCCGATCTTCACCCTCGGCGTCGTCTCCCTGTTCATGGCCGCGGCGATCGCGCTGTTCGCGACGATCCAGCCGCAGGTCAACGCCCGCCTCGAGCAGGGGTCGACGTGGTTCGGCCTCCAGTTCGCGGCGTTCATCCTCGCGCAGGTCGCCCTGCAGACGCCGATCGGCCGGGCTTGCGACCGATACGGCCGTCGGCCGTTCATCCTCGCCGGGATGCTACTGCTGATCCCGACGACGTTCATCCAGGGTTTCATCGCGTCGTCCGTGCTGATGTTCGCGGCCCGACTGCTCCAGGGCGTCGCCGCCGCGATGGTGTTCGCGCCCGCGCTCGCGCTGGCCGGCGACCTCGCGGGCGAGGGCGAGTCCGGGTCGAAGCTCTCGATTCTCACCATGGCCTTCGGCTACGGCATCGCCGTCGGGCCGCTGACCTCCGGCGCGCTGATCGGCTACGGCTTTCAAACGCCGTTTCTCTTCGGGACCGCGCTGGCCGCTCTCGGGGCGCTCCTCGTTTATACGCAGGTCGAGGAGACTCTCGAGTCGACGGCGTCGGTGCCCGTCGTCGGGGACGATTGA
- a CDS encoding bis(5'-nucleosyl)-tetraphosphatase, which translates to MAVEATSAGAILFRDTRGRREYLLLKSRPGDWEFPKGGVEGDEELQQTAIREVKEEAGIEQFRLLDGFREDYDYVFEANGKTIHKTVHLFVAKSFEASAELSNEHRDLQWRDYEQAVNTVTQDGPREILEQAHDFLDEREEDEE; encoded by the coding sequence ATGGCAGTCGAAGCTACGAGCGCAGGCGCGATCCTCTTCCGCGATACGCGGGGCCGGCGCGAGTATCTTCTACTCAAGAGCCGCCCAGGCGATTGGGAGTTTCCCAAGGGCGGTGTCGAAGGAGATGAAGAGCTACAGCAGACGGCGATCCGCGAAGTAAAGGAAGAGGCAGGTATCGAGCAGTTCCGGCTCCTCGACGGCTTTCGCGAGGACTACGACTACGTCTTCGAGGCGAACGGCAAGACGATCCACAAGACCGTTCACCTCTTCGTGGCGAAGTCCTTCGAGGCGAGCGCGGAACTTTCAAACGAACATCGCGACCTGCAGTGGCGCGATTACGAACAGGCGGTGAACACCGTCACGCAGGACGGTCCGCGAGAGATCTTAGAGCAGGCCCACGACTTTCTCGACGAACGGGAGGAGGACGAAGAGTAG
- a CDS encoding amidohydrolase produces the protein MSTDDLVSLRRDLHRKPEPAWREFYTTARIVSELESRLGDDLDELHVGPDAIAGDHRMGVPDAADLTRWLERAREAGADEAILERLEGGYTGAVAVLERGEGPTVGLRVDIDGLPREESDAPDHAPAAEGFRSEHAGAMHACGHDAHATIGIGVLERIAASDDFSGTLKVFFQPAEEVVGGGKSMAESDHIADVDHLLAIHIGLDHPTGEIVAGIDGFLAVRHLEAEFTGESAHAGGHPEQGRNAVQAMATAVQNLYGIPRHNDGKTRVNAGVVEGGSAANIVPEEARILAEVRGETTDLMEYMDRKARHVIRSAAEMHECEVSFGLGAEAPSATSDQALVDIVADVAGETPGVENVLERDELGGSEDATYLMRAVQENGGEACYVGIGTDHPGGHHSATFDVDEASIAHGVDVVSGAIERLGRGRP, from the coding sequence ATGAGCACCGACGATCTCGTCTCGCTGCGTCGCGACCTCCACCGCAAACCCGAACCGGCGTGGCGCGAGTTCTACACGACCGCTCGCATCGTCTCCGAACTCGAGTCCAGACTGGGCGACGACCTCGACGAACTCCACGTCGGCCCCGACGCCATCGCCGGTGACCACCGGATGGGCGTCCCCGACGCGGCAGACCTGACCCGCTGGCTCGAGCGGGCCCGCGAGGCCGGTGCCGACGAGGCGATTCTCGAACGGCTCGAGGGCGGCTATACGGGCGCCGTCGCCGTCTTAGAGCGCGGCGAGGGACCGACCGTCGGCCTGCGCGTCGACATCGACGGCCTCCCCCGCGAGGAGAGCGACGCTCCCGACCACGCTCCCGCCGCGGAGGGGTTCCGCTCGGAGCACGCGGGCGCGATGCACGCCTGCGGCCACGACGCCCACGCGACGATCGGTATCGGCGTCCTCGAGCGCATCGCCGCGAGCGACGACTTCTCGGGGACGCTGAAGGTGTTCTTCCAGCCCGCCGAGGAGGTCGTCGGCGGCGGCAAGTCGATGGCGGAGAGCGACCACATCGCGGATGTTGATCACCTGCTCGCGATCCACATCGGACTGGACCATCCGACCGGCGAGATCGTCGCCGGCATCGACGGCTTCCTCGCCGTCCGCCACCTCGAGGCCGAGTTCACCGGCGAGTCGGCCCACGCCGGCGGCCACCCCGAACAGGGGCGCAACGCCGTGCAGGCGATGGCGACGGCCGTCCAGAACCTCTACGGCATTCCGCGGCACAACGACGGCAAGACCCGAGTCAACGCCGGCGTCGTCGAGGGCGGCAGCGCCGCCAACATCGTCCCCGAGGAGGCCCGAATCCTCGCGGAAGTTCGCGGCGAGACGACCGACCTCATGGAGTACATGGACCGGAAGGCGCGCCACGTGATCCGGTCGGCCGCCGAGATGCACGAGTGCGAGGTCTCGTTCGGCCTCGGCGCCGAGGCGCCGAGCGCGACCAGCGATCAGGCGCTGGTCGATATCGTCGCCGACGTGGCGGGCGAGACGCCGGGCGTCGAGAACGTCCTCGAGCGCGACGAACTCGGCGGCAGCGAGGACGCGACGTACCTCATGCGGGCCGTCCAGGAGAACGGCGGCGAGGCGTGTTACGTCGGCATCGGAACCGACCACCCCGGCGGCCACCACAGCGCCACGTTCGACGTCGACGAGGCGAGCATCGCCCACGGCGTCGACGTCGTTTCCGGCGCGATCGAACGGCTCGGTCGCGGGCGACCGTGA
- a CDS encoding DUF5797 family protein codes for MTLSEEARERLADVVELQPTKNSELQERWDMESGSEVHQYLENELGDYYFRDDNSLIRATSEANDLVDVEPGIESDPEDDGVPSRIRVPELQTQIVAVLAGPDEESESVVSVLHKLREAYDVDPEAEDVRSGLQSLRRKGVVEVEYRTVPTFRLTVDRDELEVESSE; via the coding sequence ATGACGCTCTCGGAGGAGGCACGGGAACGGTTGGCGGACGTGGTGGAGCTACAGCCGACGAAGAACTCGGAACTGCAAGAGCGGTGGGACATGGAGAGCGGCAGCGAGGTCCACCAGTACCTCGAGAACGAACTGGGCGACTACTACTTCCGGGACGACAACAGCCTGATCCGCGCGACCAGCGAGGCGAACGACCTCGTCGACGTCGAACCCGGTATCGAGAGCGACCCCGAGGACGATGGCGTCCCCTCCCGGATCCGGGTACCGGAGCTCCAGACGCAGATCGTCGCCGTGCTGGCCGGCCCCGATGAGGAGTCCGAGAGCGTCGTGTCGGTGCTTCACAAACTTCGCGAGGCGTACGACGTCGATCCCGAGGCCGAGGACGTCCGCTCGGGGCTCCAGAGCCTGCGCCGCAAGGGCGTCGTCGAGGTCGAGTACCGCACCGTCCCCACGTTCCGCCTGACGGTCGACCGCGACGAACTCGAGGTCGAGAGCTCCGAGTAA
- a CDS encoding PhoU domain-containing protein, producing the protein METRKVQRLGPSTLAMTLPAEWASEHAVEKGDEVSLRTSGKGTLTVMPESASSEETEAIIHADDLDADAVERAIVAQYVLGRRVIRIDTEDGALESDHINAVYQAETQLMGLGVIEETPESISIRCSVDPEDFTLNNLLGRLERTGQTMRGEAIKALAHGNPDLAQRALNRERQANKIFVLLLRLIFTAYQNPNLARAVGLNSGFPLIGYRSIAKNLELTADNAEDIAEIVIETEGHSLNVDSSVMRDIRELNEMVDEIMSKAVESAVERDYDKWTEVQQLFHDISDFEREILDELPEMSNEDLLRVREVLVSLQQTAQYAMRNAEIAANLALNEESEHTTIN; encoded by the coding sequence ATGGAAACGCGGAAAGTGCAACGACTCGGGCCGTCGACGCTCGCCATGACGCTCCCCGCCGAATGGGCGTCCGAACACGCCGTCGAGAAGGGCGACGAGGTGTCCCTGCGGACCAGCGGCAAGGGGACGCTGACCGTCATGCCCGAATCCGCCAGTTCGGAGGAGACGGAAGCGATCATCCACGCCGACGATCTGGACGCCGACGCCGTCGAGCGCGCGATCGTCGCCCAGTACGTCCTCGGGCGGCGCGTCATCCGTATCGACACCGAGGACGGCGCCTTAGAGTCCGATCACATCAACGCCGTCTACCAGGCCGAGACCCAGCTGATGGGGCTGGGCGTCATCGAGGAGACGCCGGAGAGCATCTCGATCCGCTGTTCGGTCGACCCCGAGGACTTCACGCTGAACAACCTGCTCGGGCGCCTCGAGCGAACCGGCCAGACGATGCGCGGCGAGGCGATCAAGGCGCTGGCCCACGGTAACCCCGATCTGGCCCAGCGCGCCCTCAACCGAGAACGACAGGCCAACAAGATCTTCGTCCTCCTGTTGCGCCTGATCTTCACTGCCTACCAGAACCCCAACCTCGCCCGTGCGGTCGGCCTGAACAGCGGGTTCCCGCTGATCGGCTACCGCTCGATCGCGAAGAACCTCGAGCTGACGGCCGACAACGCCGAGGACATCGCCGAGATCGTCATCGAGACCGAAGGACACAGCCTGAACGTCGACAGCTCCGTCATGCGGGACATCCGCGAACTGAACGAGATGGTCGACGAGATCATGTCCAAAGCGGTCGAGTCGGCCGTCGAGCGCGATTACGACAAGTGGACCGAAGTGCAACAGCTGTTCCACGACATCTCCGATTTCGAACGGGAGATCCTCGACGAACTCCCGGAGATGTCCAACGAGGACCTGCTTCGCGTCCGCGAGGTGCTCGTCAGCCTCCAGCAGACGGCCCAGTACGCGATGCGAAACGCCGAGATCGCTGCCAACCTCGCGCTCAACGAGGAGTCCGAGCACACGACGATCAACTGA
- a CDS encoding DUF302 domain-containing protein, giving the protein MTDDRSDTARRRFLQVLGAGTALGAGAATAAAGGDADDDPKRPLEDPGLVTLESDDGFETTVARVEPALEERDLQLVATVDHAANAESVDMDLPPTTLFLFGNPAVGTPLMRASRSIAIDLPQKLLVWEADGRVFVTYNDPQYLGRRHELEGVDERLANVADALDNLARAVADGA; this is encoded by the coding sequence ATGACTGACGATCGATCCGACACGGCACGACGACGGTTCCTTCAGGTGCTCGGCGCGGGAACGGCGCTCGGTGCGGGAGCGGCGACGGCCGCGGCCGGTGGCGACGCTGACGACGATCCGAAGAGACCGCTCGAGGATCCGGGGCTGGTGACCCTCGAGAGCGACGACGGCTTCGAGACGACCGTCGCGCGCGTCGAACCGGCGCTCGAGGAGCGGGATCTGCAACTCGTGGCGACGGTCGACCACGCCGCCAACGCCGAATCGGTCGACATGGACCTGCCGCCGACGACGCTGTTCCTCTTCGGTAATCCCGCGGTCGGCACGCCGCTCATGCGAGCGAGTCGTTCGATCGCGATCGACCTCCCGCAGAAGCTGCTCGTCTGGGAGGCCGACGGACGGGTGTTCGTGACCTACAACGATCCGCAGTACCTGGGGCGGCGCCACGAGCTCGAGGGCGTCGACGAACGGCTCGCGAACGTCGCCGACGCTCTGGATAATCTCGCGCGCGCCGTCGCGGACGGCGCCTGA
- a CDS encoding uS10/mL48 family ribosomal protein, with protein sequence MTFVTRLTLQSGDRAALDAIVDDIKTTAERKGAALKGPHSHPPQKHSVPQHCRLHADDERRFSSWEYTVFTRELEIHGHDNLARNVASQDFPDSVHIEAEVEQIHGAGQGN encoded by the coding sequence ATGACCTTCGTGACCCGTTTGACGCTCCAGAGCGGCGATCGCGCCGCGCTCGACGCCATCGTCGACGACATCAAGACGACCGCCGAACGCAAGGGCGCCGCGCTGAAAGGCCCCCACTCTCATCCCCCGCAGAAACACTCCGTTCCCCAACACTGCCGGCTCCACGCCGACGACGAACGGCGATTCTCGTCGTGGGAGTACACCGTCTTCACCCGCGAACTCGAGATTCACGGCCACGATAATCTCGCGCGCAACGTCGCCTCGCAGGACTTCCCCGATTCGGTCCACATCGAGGCCGAGGTCGAGCAGATCCACGGCGCCGGTCAGGGCAACTAG